A window of the Oscillospiraceae bacterium NTUH-002-81 genome harbors these coding sequences:
- the thrC gene encoding threonine synthase — MDLIYKSTRDNKVAVTASQAILKGLSEDGGLFMPAQIPELDLSMKDMVNMSYQEIAYEVMKLFLTDFTEEELKNCIRCAYDEKFDTEEIAPLAKVEDAYYLELFHGATIAFKDMALSILPHLMTTAAKKNHVEHEIVILTATSGDTGKAALAGFADVPGTKIIVFYPKNGVSPIQEKQMVTQKGDNTFVVGIHGNFDDAQSGVKAIFSDRALEARMAEAGFQFSSANSINIGRLVPQVVYYVYAYVKLLENGELSEGEPLNVVVPTGNFGNILAAYLAKGIGVPLAKLICASNENKVLYDFFQTGTYDKNRPFVLTSSPSMDILISSNLERLIYEIAGEDAEAVRSLMAQLSCEGRYEITDGMRAQLHDFYGNYASEEETKARIAAVYGDTGYVMDTHTAVGSAVYEKYRKETGDQTKTVIASTASPYKFTRSVMDAIDEKYDALGDFELADELSRISGTAVPKAIEDIRTAPVLHKTVCDAADMKQTVMDFLGIR; from the coding sequence ATGGATCTGATATACAAAAGTACAAGAGACAACAAAGTTGCGGTAACTGCTTCCCAGGCAATCTTAAAGGGCCTTTCTGAGGACGGCGGCCTGTTCATGCCGGCACAGATCCCGGAACTGGATCTGTCCATGAAGGATATGGTGAACATGTCCTATCAGGAGATCGCCTATGAGGTGATGAAGCTGTTCCTGACTGATTTTACAGAGGAGGAGCTGAAGAACTGCATCCGCTGTGCGTATGATGAGAAGTTTGACACCGAGGAGATCGCACCGCTGGCCAAGGTGGAGGATGCTTATTATCTGGAGCTGTTCCACGGCGCTACCATCGCATTTAAGGATATGGCGCTGTCTATTTTACCCCATCTGATGACAACCGCTGCGAAGAAGAACCATGTGGAGCATGAGATCGTGATCCTGACAGCCACCAGCGGAGACACCGGCAAGGCTGCCCTGGCAGGCTTTGCCGATGTGCCGGGCACGAAGATCATTGTCTTCTATCCGAAGAACGGCGTCAGCCCCATCCAGGAGAAGCAGATGGTGACCCAGAAGGGGGACAACACCTTTGTTGTGGGCATCCATGGCAATTTTGACGACGCCCAGAGCGGCGTGAAAGCCATTTTCTCTGACCGGGCGCTGGAGGCACGGATGGCAGAGGCTGGCTTCCAGTTTTCTTCTGCCAATTCCATCAATATCGGCCGCCTTGTTCCGCAGGTTGTCTACTATGTATATGCCTATGTGAAGCTGCTGGAAAACGGCGAACTGTCCGAAGGGGAGCCGCTGAACGTGGTCGTACCCACCGGTAACTTTGGCAATATTCTGGCCGCTTACCTGGCAAAGGGCATCGGCGTGCCGCTGGCGAAGCTGATCTGTGCATCCAATGAAAATAAAGTGCTGTATGATTTCTTCCAGACAGGAACCTATGATAAGAACCGTCCGTTCGTGCTGACGTCTTCCCCGTCCATGGATATCCTGATCTCCAGCAACCTGGAGCGCCTGATCTATGAGATCGCAGGGGAGGATGCGGAGGCTGTCCGTTCTCTCATGGCACAGCTGTCCTGCGAGGGCCGCTATGAGATCACCGACGGCATGAGAGCGCAGCTGCATGATTTCTATGGCAACTATGCGTCCGAGGAGGAGACAAAGGCCCGGATCGCAGCCGTTTACGGCGATACCGGCTATGTAATGGATACCCATACGGCGGTGGGCTCCGCTGTTTATGAGAAATACAGAAAGGAGACCGGTGATCAGACGAAGACCGTCATCGCGTCCACCGCAAGCCCGTACAAGTTTACGAGAAGCGTTATGGATGCCATTGATGAAAAATACGATGCACTGGGCGATTTTGAGCTGGCTGACGAGCTGTCCCGGATCTCCGGCACGGCAGTTCCCAAGGCCATTGAAGATATCCGTACGGCACCGGTGTTGCACAAGACCGTGTGCGACGCTGCAGATATGAAGCAGACAGTGATGGATTTTCTGGGAATCCGATAA
- a CDS encoding citrate/2-methylcitrate synthase translates to MSINVYSDLSPEIMNLSRLARDTSAINPELYTKYEVKRGLRDINGKGVLAGLTDISAITAYTIEDNEMIPCEGKLYYRGIDIHQLVNGFVSEKRFGFEEVAYLLLFGELPSRAELLSFTNLLANYRTLPTSFVRDIIMKAPSQDMMNTLARSVLTLYSYDDRADDTSIPNVLRQCLELISLFPLLSIYGYQAYSHYHDGKSLFIHSPKPELSTAENILHILRPDSKYTDFEARILDIALVLHMEHGGGNNSSFTTHVVSSSGTDTYSTIAAALGSLKGPKHGGANVKVVKMFNDMKEQVKDWKDEEEVSAYLTRLLHKEAFDHAGLIYGMGHAVYSLSDPRADIFRSFVKKLAQEKGRQDEYELYFLTERLAKEVISRERKIYKGVSANVDFYSGFVYSMLDLPTELFTPIFAMARIVGWSAHRIEELSNGGKIIRPAYKSIAKHREYTRLGDRS, encoded by the coding sequence ATGAGCATTAATGTGTATTCTGATCTTTCACCGGAAATTATGAACCTGTCCAGACTTGCCCGGGACACCAGCGCCATCAACCCGGAACTGTATACGAAATATGAGGTCAAACGGGGCCTACGGGACATCAACGGCAAGGGCGTACTGGCCGGACTGACTGACATTTCCGCTATTACCGCCTACACCATTGAGGATAATGAAATGATCCCCTGCGAGGGAAAACTATACTACCGCGGTATCGACATCCACCAGCTGGTCAACGGCTTCGTCTCCGAGAAACGCTTCGGTTTTGAGGAGGTTGCCTACCTGCTCCTGTTCGGGGAGCTTCCCTCCCGGGCAGAGCTTCTGTCCTTTACGAACCTGCTGGCCAACTACCGCACCCTTCCCACCAGCTTTGTGCGTGACATCATCATGAAGGCGCCCAGCCAGGACATGATGAATACGCTGGCGCGGAGCGTGCTGACGCTGTATTCCTACGACGACCGGGCAGACGACACCAGCATTCCCAATGTACTGCGGCAGTGTCTGGAGCTCATCAGCCTGTTCCCGCTACTGTCCATCTACGGCTATCAGGCATACAGCCACTATCATGACGGCAAGAGTCTGTTCATCCATTCCCCGAAGCCGGAGCTTTCCACTGCGGAAAATATCCTGCACATCCTGCGCCCGGACAGCAAGTACACGGATTTTGAAGCGCGGATCCTGGATATCGCTCTGGTGCTGCACATGGAGCACGGCGGCGGTAATAACTCCTCCTTCACGACCCATGTGGTATCTTCCTCCGGCACGGACACCTACTCCACCATTGCGGCAGCTCTGGGCTCCTTAAAAGGCCCCAAGCACGGCGGCGCCAATGTCAAAGTGGTAAAGATGTTCAACGACATGAAGGAACAGGTGAAAGACTGGAAGGATGAGGAGGAAGTATCCGCCTATCTCACCCGCCTGCTGCACAAGGAAGCCTTCGACCACGCCGGTCTCATCTACGGTATGGGACACGCGGTTTACTCCCTGTCCGACCCGAGAGCAGACATTTTCCGCTCCTTCGTCAAGAAGCTGGCCCAGGAGAAAGGCCGCCAGGACGAATACGAACTGTATTTCCTGACGGAACGTCTGGCCAAGGAAGTCATCTCCAGAGAGCGCAAGATCTATAAGGGTGTCAGCGCCAATGTGGACTTCTACAGTGGCTTCGTATACAGCATGCTGGATCTGCCCACCGAACTGTTCACACCCATCTTCGCCATGGCCCGGATCGTGGGCTGGAGCGCCCACCGCATCGAGGAGCTGAGCAACGGCGGCAAGATCATCCGCCCGGCTTACAAGAGCATTGCCAAGCATCGGGAGTACACACGGCTTGGAGACCGTTCCTGA
- a CDS encoding LysR family transcriptional regulator, which translates to MESTLSLYKIFYTVANTQNISRASRELYISQPAISKAIQKLEQSLGVTLFYRNSRGVTLTHEGTVLYTHVQNAFQSISLGEEAVRREATGDSGTLHIGVSTTLCKYLLLPYLKEFIREHPSIRISITCQSSARTMEMLKKNQLDLGLIGPPASGSSLLFFSVGSIHDIFVATEDYRRNLHLPADADTAQIFHTATIMLLDQENYTRKYINEYMEQNHIEAPNFLEVSDMDLLIEFSRISMGIGCVIKEFVQDDLKSGRLLELPLDIPIHTRPVGFACQEAAAAQGPLARFLEFFQKQTAN; encoded by the coding sequence ATGGAATCCACACTTTCTCTTTATAAGATTTTTTATACAGTAGCCAACACCCAGAATATTTCCCGGGCATCCCGGGAGCTGTATATCAGCCAGCCCGCCATCAGCAAGGCCATTCAGAAACTGGAACAGTCGCTGGGCGTCACCCTGTTCTACCGGAACAGCCGGGGCGTCACCCTGACCCATGAGGGTACCGTGCTCTACACCCATGTGCAGAATGCTTTTCAGTCCATCTCCCTGGGCGAGGAGGCTGTCCGCCGGGAGGCCACCGGAGACAGCGGCACCCTGCATATCGGCGTCAGCACAACGTTGTGTAAATACCTGCTGCTGCCCTATCTGAAGGAATTCATCCGGGAGCATCCATCCATCCGCATTTCCATTACCTGCCAGTCCTCGGCCCGCACCATGGAAATGTTAAAAAAGAACCAGCTGGATCTTGGGCTCATCGGCCCGCCCGCCAGCGGCTCTTCCCTGCTTTTCTTCTCCGTGGGCAGCATCCACGATATTTTTGTAGCCACCGAGGATTACCGGCGCAATCTCCATCTGCCCGCAGATGCCGACACCGCCCAGATCTTCCACACCGCCACCATCATGCTGCTGGATCAGGAGAACTACACGCGAAAATACATCAACGAATATATGGAACAGAATCACATCGAGGCCCCGAATTTTCTGGAAGTGTCCGACATGGATCTGCTCATCGAATTTTCCCGGATCAGCATGGGCATCGGCTGCGTCATCAAAGAGTTTGTCCAGGACGATCTGAAAAGCGGCCGCCTGCTGGAGCTGCCGCTGGATATTCCCATCCACACCCGGCCCGTGGGCTTCGCCTGCCAGGAGGCTGCTGCGGCACAGGGGCCGCTGGCAAGATTTCTGGAATTTTTCCAGAAGCAGACAGCAAACTAA
- a CDS encoding cell wall hydrolase, producing the protein MKECMKIRKGLSALTAALVVTGMLGIGAVEEIKEQIVVEANTQAYSYACLNGAQKEIMTVAYTNTVYNEKDYNTLCRIVEAEAGGEDTVGKIMVANVILNRVAHSKFPDTVTEVVYASGQFSPVSSGKINRVKISSDTQVAVKRALGGEDYSNGALYFAARRYAASANMRWFDRSLTKVAVHGGHEFYTL; encoded by the coding sequence ATGAAAGAATGCATGAAAATTCGAAAAGGTCTGTCTGCGCTGACGGCGGCTCTGGTGGTTACGGGAATGCTGGGAATTGGTGCGGTAGAGGAGATAAAGGAACAGATTGTGGTGGAGGCAAACACCCAGGCGTACAGCTATGCCTGTCTCAACGGCGCCCAGAAGGAGATCATGACGGTGGCGTATACGAACACCGTGTATAATGAAAAGGATTACAATACCCTCTGTCGGATTGTGGAGGCGGAGGCCGGAGGCGAGGATACCGTGGGTAAGATCATGGTAGCCAATGTGATCTTAAACCGGGTGGCTCACAGCAAATTTCCGGACACGGTCACGGAGGTAGTGTATGCCAGCGGCCAGTTTTCGCCGGTGTCCAGCGGGAAGATCAACCGGGTGAAGATCTCGTCGGATACCCAGGTGGCGGTGAAACGGGCACTGGGCGGGGAGGATTATTCCAACGGCGCGCTGTATTTTGCGGCCAGACGGTATGCGGCCTCCGCCAATATGCGCTGGTTTGACCGGAGCCTGACGAAGGTGGCGGTGCATGGCGGGCACGAGTTCTATACTTTATAA
- the leuC gene encoding 3-isopropylmalate dehydratase large subunit has translation MGMTMTQKILAAHAGLASVEAGQLIEAKLDLVLGNDITTPVALKELKKMDRKGVFDKEKIALVMDHFTPNKDIKSAENCKCVREFACAHDITNYFDVGTMGIEHALLPEQGLTVAGDAIIGADSHTCTYGALGAFSTGVGSTDMAAGMATGKAWFKVPAALKFVLTGKPAKYISGKDIILHIIGMIGVDGALYKSMEFVGDGIQYLSMDDRFTVCNMAIEAGGKNGIFPVDDKTIAYMKEHGSRPYTVYEADEDAVYEETYTIDLSALKPTVSFPHLPENTHTIDEVGDIAIDQVVIGSCTNGRLEDLRIAAEIMKGRKVAKNVRVIVIPGTQQIYLDAINAGYVQTFIESGAIVSTPTCGPCLGGHMGILAAGERCVSTTNRNFVGRMGDVTSEIYLASPAVAAASAITGKISCPCELEEN, from the coding sequence ATGGGAATGACAATGACACAGAAGATTCTGGCTGCCCATGCCGGACTGGCATCTGTGGAGGCCGGACAGCTCATCGAGGCAAAGTTGGATCTGGTACTCGGCAACGACATCACAACGCCGGTGGCTTTGAAAGAATTGAAAAAAATGGATCGCAAGGGTGTATTTGATAAAGAGAAGATTGCCCTTGTCATGGACCATTTTACACCGAATAAAGATATCAAATCTGCGGAAAACTGCAAATGCGTCAGAGAGTTTGCCTGCGCACACGATATCACCAACTATTTTGACGTGGGAACCATGGGTATCGAACATGCGCTGCTTCCGGAGCAGGGTCTGACCGTGGCCGGAGATGCCATCATCGGCGCAGACTCTCACACCTGTACCTACGGCGCACTTGGTGCATTTTCCACCGGTGTGGGAAGTACCGATATGGCAGCAGGCATGGCGACCGGAAAAGCCTGGTTCAAGGTGCCTGCAGCGCTGAAATTTGTGCTCACTGGCAAGCCGGCCAAGTACATTTCCGGTAAGGATATCATTTTACATATCATCGGCATGATCGGCGTGGACGGTGCCCTTTACAAATCCATGGAGTTCGTGGGCGACGGTATCCAGTATCTGTCCATGGACGACCGTTTCACTGTCTGTAACATGGCCATTGAGGCCGGCGGCAAGAACGGCATTTTCCCGGTAGACGACAAGACCATCGCTTATATGAAGGAGCACGGCAGCCGTCCGTACACCGTTTACGAGGCTGATGAGGATGCGGTGTATGAGGAGACCTACACCATCGATCTGTCTGCATTAAAGCCCACCGTATCCTTCCCGCACCTGCCGGAGAACACCCACACCATCGACGAGGTGGGCGATATCGCCATCGATCAGGTAGTCATCGGCTCCTGCACCAACGGCAGACTGGAAGACCTTCGGATCGCTGCAGAGATCATGAAGGGCAGAAAGGTAGCCAAGAACGTCCGTGTCATCGTGATCCCGGGCACCCAGCAGATCTACCTGGATGCCATCAACGCCGGTTATGTACAGACCTTCATCGAGTCCGGTGCCATCGTGAGCACCCCGACCTGCGGTCCTTGCCTGGGCGGCCATATGGGTATCCTGGCAGCAGGCGAGCGCTGTGTCTCCACCACGAACCGGAACTTTGTGGGCCGTATGGGAGATGTAACCTCTGAAATCTATCTTGCCAGCCCGGCAGTTGCAGCAGCAAGCGCCATCACCGGTAAGATTTCCTGCCCCTGTGAGCTGGAAGAGAACTAA
- the leuD gene encoding 3-isopropylmalate dehydratase small subunit, whose amino-acid sequence MKACGSVFKYGDNVDTDVIIPARYLNITNYSELAEHCMEDIDKDFVKNVKKGDIMVANKNFGCGSSREHAPIVIKESGISCVIAETFARIFYRNAINIGLPIIECPAAAQGIDAGDEVEVDFDSGMIYNKTKGTQFQGQAFPEFMQKIIKAEGLINYINSQENE is encoded by the coding sequence ATGAAAGCATGCGGAAGCGTATTTAAATATGGAGACAACGTGGATACAGACGTTATCATCCCGGCAAGATATCTGAACATCACCAACTATTCAGAGCTGGCAGAGCACTGCATGGAGGATATTGATAAGGATTTTGTAAAAAATGTAAAAAAAGGTGACATCATGGTTGCCAACAAGAACTTTGGCTGCGGTTCCTCCAGAGAACATGCCCCCATCGTCATCAAGGAGTCCGGCATCAGCTGCGTCATCGCAGAGACCTTTGCCCGCATTTTTTACCGGAACGCCATCAACATCGGTCTGCCCATCATCGAGTGCCCGGCAGCAGCCCAGGGCATTGACGCAGGAGACGAAGTCGAGGTAGACTTTGACAGCGGCATGATCTATAATAAAACGAAGGGAACCCAGTTCCAGGGACAGGCATTTCCGGAGTTTATGCAGAAGATCATCAAGGCTGAGGGCCTGATCAATTACATCAACAGCCAGGAGAACGAATAA
- a CDS encoding acylphosphatase, which translates to MEEKIRKYILVGGMVQGVGFRWFARQCAESCHLTGWVSNLDDGRVELEVQGLDGDVNRFVGMILRGHGFIRVMEYEEQKVPVVSGELDFQVKD; encoded by the coding sequence ATGGAAGAAAAAATAAGAAAATATATCCTGGTTGGCGGCATGGTACAGGGCGTGGGCTTTCGCTGGTTTGCCAGACAGTGCGCGGAGAGCTGCCATCTCACCGGCTGGGTGTCGAATCTGGACGATGGCCGGGTGGAGCTGGAGGTGCAGGGCCTGGACGGGGATGTGAACCGGTTTGTGGGGATGATCCTGCGGGGACACGGGTTCATCCGGGTGATGGAGTATGAGGAGCAGAAAGTGCCGGTCGTCAGCGGGGAACTGGATTTTCAAGTCAAAGACTAA
- the ybaK gene encoding Cys-tRNA(Pro) deacylase has product MNKTKTNVMRVLDKASIPYRTMEYEVDESDLSGVHVAEQLGQPCEQIFKTLVLKDEKGGHYVCCIPVDQELDLKKVARACKAKKVEMLPLKELLPTTGYIRGGCSPIGMKKKFPTYIDETAQLFDEIAVSGGVRGEQVLLHPEALGTFTEAVFADLVKD; this is encoded by the coding sequence ATGAATAAGACGAAAACAAACGTCATGCGGGTGCTGGACAAGGCGAGCATTCCGTATCGCACGATGGAATATGAGGTGGACGAGTCGGATCTGTCCGGCGTTCATGTGGCAGAGCAGCTGGGACAGCCCTGCGAGCAGATTTTCAAGACGCTGGTGCTGAAAGATGAAAAGGGCGGCCATTATGTGTGCTGCATTCCCGTGGATCAGGAGCTGGATCTGAAAAAAGTGGCCCGGGCATGCAAGGCAAAGAAAGTGGAAATGTTGCCGTTAAAGGAGCTGCTGCCGACCACGGGTTACATCCGGGGCGGCTGTTCCCCCATCGGCATGAAGAAAAAGTTCCCCACCTACATCGACGAGACAGCTCAGCTGTTTGACGAGATCGCTGTCAGCGGCGGTGTGCGGGGCGAGCAGGTGCTTCTGCACCCGGAGGCGCTGGGCACGTTTACGGAAGCGGTGTTTGCCGACCTTGTGAAAGACTGA